Genomic DNA from Thiosocius teredinicola:
CCGAGAAGCTCTTTTTTTTGCCGACGGCGGCAAACGCAATGACCTGGTGTCTGGAAATCTTCATATACGCCCAACGTGGTATGCGACAGCCGAGTTACAGCAGATCGTTCGGCATTAAAGAATCTATTAGTAACACTGATATTACGAACAAAAAGTTTCACTGAAACTTAACCTGCGGTTCATTCGCCATCTGTAGGCTCGCTTCTATCAGATCCGCTAGCTGTGCTGGTACTGGATGCATATGGCAAGCCTCAAGTTACATGGCATCTCCAAACGGTTCGGCACAACCGAGGTGCTGAAGCGTGTCGATCTCGACATCATCGATGGCGAGTTTCTAACTCTCGTGGGGCCATCCGGCTGCGGAAAATCCACGTTGCTGCGTGTCGTCGCCGGTCTGGAAGAGCAGACGAAAGGCAGTGTGGTCATTGGCGAACGGGTAGTCGACAAGGTTCGCCCGAGCGAGCGGGACCTGGCGATGGTTTTTCAGTCATATGCGCTGTATCCGCATCTAAGTGTCGCCGACAACATCGCAGTGCCATTGCGGATGCGGTGGCTGTCCAGGTGGCAACGGCTGCCGCTTGCACGGTGGTTGATTCCGGGTACGCGCAGTAAAGAGAGCCGTATCGCCGAACGTACCCGGCAGGCTTCAGAGGTTCTCGGGCTGCAAGACCTTCTGGACCGCAAGCCGAGCCAACTCTCCGGTGGTCAGCGGCAGCGCGTGGCTGTTGGCAGGGCAATTGTGCGCGACCCCGATGCGTTCCTGTTCGATGAACCGCTTTCCAATCTGGACGCCAAGTTGCGCGTGCACATGCGTGCAGAGATCACGCAGCTACATCGCAAGCTGCAGTCCACTTTCATCTATGTGACACACGATCAGGCCGAGGCCATGACCATGTCGGACCGTATCGCGGTGATGATGGACGGGGAGTTGATTCAGATCGGCACGCCAAATGAAGTCTATCTGGACCCCAGAGACGTTCGTGTTGCCGAGTTTATCGGTTCGCCGAAGATCAACCTGTTTCGCGGTGAAGTCACTGGCCCTGGTGTGGTGCAGATCTTCGGTACCTTCACTGGCCTGACTGTAGGTGAAAGCAGTTCCGACACAGTCCATT
This window encodes:
- a CDS encoding ABC transporter ATP-binding protein, with translation MASLKLHGISKRFGTTEVLKRVDLDIIDGEFLTLVGPSGCGKSTLLRVVAGLEEQTKGSVVIGERVVDKVRPSERDLAMVFQSYALYPHLSVADNIAVPLRMRWLSRWQRLPLARWLIPGTRSKESRIAERTRQASEVLGLQDLLDRKPSQLSGGQRQRVAVGRAIVRDPDAFLFDEPLSNLDAKLRVHMRAEITQLHRKLQSTFIYVTHDQAEAMTMSDRIAVMMDGELIQIGTPNEVYLDPRDVRVAEFIGSPKINLFRGEVTGPGVVQIFGTFTGLTVGESSSDTVHLGVRPENLRLAEPGRAVFSGEVRLLENLGAEVFVHIEVAGHDDTVVLRLTHALAQGVRLGDRVFLDFAPEHALVFDIDGRRLDAVTACANAQPEAARRA